One Mercenaria mercenaria strain notata chromosome 12, MADL_Memer_1, whole genome shotgun sequence DNA segment encodes these proteins:
- the LOC128547319 gene encoding heat shock 70 kDa protein 12A-like yields MSTRQRGNESLLKSCPCRGFSQSSIVRGYITEQTRRDFPAVKVVSPTSPFQAVLKGAVIFGHDPLIFRGRISRWTFGIETNVRFDENVHDSEKKWTNEQTGEIFCKDIFDKHVRKGESVTLNAERKSLVYWTMYEYQTTMKVKIYKSEFTDLKYVTDEGCKYIGYIEVHFPRRRKRRGIEVSMIYGGTQLAVIAKDCETGEECKADIKFENMENVMEPKILNIRYDL; encoded by the coding sequence ATGTCAACTCGACAAAGAGGAAATGAGAGTCTGCTCAAATCTTGTCCTTGTAGGGGGTTTTCACAGTCATCTATTGTTCGAGGGTACATCACAGAACAGACAAGAAGAGATTTCCCAGCGGTAAAAGTTGTATCACCTACATCACCATTCCAGGCAGTTTTGAAGGGCGCTGTGATATTTGGACATGACCCTTTGATCTTTAGAGGCAGGATAAGTAGATGGACATTCGGAATAGAAACCAATGTTCGATTTGATGAAAATGTCCACGACTCCGAGAAGAAATGGACGAATGAACAAACGGGTGAAATCTTTTGCAAGGATATATTCGATAAACACGTAAGGAAAGGAGAGTCCGTTACACTTAATGCTGAAAGAAAATCGCTGGTATACTGGACGATGTATGAATACCAAACAACTATGAAGGTTAAGATATACAAATCCGAGTTTACAGATCTAAAGTATGTTACTGACGAAGGGTGTAAATATATTGGTTACATTGAAGTACATTTTCCCAGAAGACGGAAACGCAGAGGTATTGAAGTTTCGATGATTTATGGAGGAACCCAACTAGCTGTTATCGCAAAAGACTGTGAAACAGGAGAAGAATGCAAGGCGGATATTAAGTTCGAGAATATGGAGAATGTAATGGAACCGAAAATTCTGAATATCAGGTatgatttataa
- the LOC128547318 gene encoding golgin subfamily A member 6-like protein 22: MDTIKKTVVEKNRAYLKDICTNELQSMYDILIKPKVIKGTYVKSGGYKMYREDFARIRENVKQRLSRADSNLLQMSALDFERRYRKQDEEILEKANMTESQIKAEMQEQHEKLELEKSELIQKMELKRKEEAEKLELYKEELSAQREQERQELKEKYEQSVRDWQKGKEDLESKLKEQADVISKLCKQAQPSAANTQVQKPALKETVLKTMFSLLPVVGPIATGIYERYSST, from the exons ATGGATACAATAAAAAAGACAGTCGTGGAGAAGAATCGTGCGTATCTTAAAGATATTTGCACAAACGAATTACAAAGCATGTATGATATATTGATCAAACCAAAAGTAATCAAGGGGACGTACGTGAAGTCAGGTGGATATAAAATGTACAGAGAGGATTTTGCGAGGATTAGGGAAAACGTCAAACAGAGGCTGTCCAGAGCTGATTCGAATTTA CTGCAGATGAGTGCCCTAGACTTTGAAAGAAGATATCGAAAACAAGATGAAGAAATTTTGGAGAAAGCGAATATGACCGAATCACAAATAAAGG CGGAAATGCAAGAACAACACGAAAAACTTGAACTTGAAAAGTCTGAGCTCATCCAAAAAATGGAATTAAAGAGAAAGGAAGAGGCAGAAAAACTAGAGCTTTATAAAGAAGAACTGTCAGCACAAAGGGAACAGGAAAGacaagaattaaaagaaaaatatgaacaaaGCGTACGTGATTGGCAGAAGGGGAAAGAAGATCTTGAAAGCAAACTAAAGGAACAGGCTGATGTAATTTCCAAACTTTGCAAGCAAGCTCAACCTTCGGCGGCAAATACACAAGTTCAAAAGCCTGCCTTGAAGGAAACAGTGTTAAAAACAATGTTTAGCTTATTACCTGTTGTCGGTCCTATAGCAACTGGAATTTATGAACGTTATTCATCAACATGA